One window from the genome of Anolis sagrei isolate rAnoSag1 chromosome 4, rAnoSag1.mat, whole genome shotgun sequence encodes:
- the B3GALT2 gene encoding beta-1,3-galactosyltransferase 2 produces the protein MLQWRRRHCCFVKMTWNTKRSLFRTHFIGLLSLVFLFAIFLFFNHHDWLPGRAGFKENPVAYTTRGFRSTRSETNHSSLRTIWKDAIPQTLRPQTNSNNTDLSPQGVTGLENTLSANGSIYNAKGTGHPTLYHFKYIINEPEKCQEKSPFLILLIAAEPGQVEARQAIRQTWGNESLAPGIQIVRIFLLGLNIKLNGYRQRAILEESRQYHDIIQQEYLDTYYNLTIKTLMGMNWVATYCPNVPYVMKTDSDMFVNTEYLIHKLLKPELPPRHKYFTGYLMRGYAPNRNKDSKWYMPPDLYPSERYPVFCSGTGYVFSGDLAEKIFKVSLSIRRLHLEDVYVGICLAKLRIDPMPPPNEFVFNHWRVSYSSCKYSHLITSHQFQPSELMKYWNHLQQNKHNACANTGKEKAGKYRHRKLH, from the coding sequence ATGCTTCAGTGGAGAAGGAGGCATTGCTGCTTTGTCAAGATGACCTGGAATACCAAACGGTCCCTGTTTCGCACCCACTTCATTGGTTTACTCTCTCTTGTGTTCCTTTTtgctatatttcttttctttaatcaCCATGACTGGCTGCCCGGAAGAGCTGGATTCAAAGAAAACCCCGTGGCTTATACTACACGGGGATTTAGATCGACGAGAAGCGAAACAAACCACAGCTCTTTGAGGACCATTTGGAAGGATGCAATCCCTCAAACCCTCAGGCCACAGACTAATTCCAACAACACAGACTTATCACCTCAAGGAGTTACTGGTTTAGAGAATACACTCAGCGCCAATGGGAGTATTTACAATGCGAAAGGTACCGGACACCCAACTTTATATCATTTTAAGTATATCATCAACGAGCCTGAAAAATGCCAAGAGAAAAGCCCATTTCTAATACTGCTCATAGCTGCAGAACCAGGCCAAGTGGAAGCTCGACAAGCAATTCGACAAACTTGGGGGAATGAGAGCCTGGCGCCCGGGATCCAAATTGTTCGGATTTTTTTACTGGGTTTAAATATTAAGCTAAATGGATACCGCCAGCGAGCTATCCTAGAGGAAAGTAGACAATACCATGATATTATCCAACAAGAATACTTAGATACTTACTACAACTTGACAATCAAAACACTTATGGGAATGAATTGGGTTGCCACCTACTGCCCAAATGTTCCATATGTTATGAAAACGGACAGTGACATGTTTGTCAATACAGAGTATTTAATACACAAGCTTTTAAAGCCAGAATTGCCTCCTCGGCACAAATACTTCACAGGCTATCTAATGCGGGGTTACGCACCCAATCGGAACAAAGACAGCAAGTGGTATATGCCACCTGATCTTTATCCAAGTGAACGCTACCCTGTCTTCTGTTCTGGGACTGGCTATGTGTTTTCTGGAGATTTAGCTGAAAAAATCTTTAAGGTCTCACTAAGTATCAGACGTTTGCACTTAGAGGATGTGTATGTGGGCATCTGTCTTGCAAAGTTGCGAATTGACCCAATGCCCCCACCCAATGAGTTTGTCTTCAATCACTGGCGAGTTTCTTATTCCAGCTGTAAATACAGTCACCTAATTACCTCCCATCAGTTCCAGCCCAGTGAGCTGATGAAATACTGGAACCATTTACAACAGAATAAGCACAACGCCTGTGCAAACacaggaaaagaaaaagcagGCAAATACCGTCACCGTAAATTGCATTAG